A stretch of DNA from Oryza brachyantha chromosome 9, ObraRS2, whole genome shotgun sequence:
TCCTAAGCTGTATCATGCTTCATTATTTTCATGAAGTATAGGATTTTCCATTTTAAATCATTGCATGAATTTCATAATTACTGTAAGGTCAAAGtttttttcaatctattttagaGGTTTTGACGAGTCTGACGATAAATAAAGGCAAGGACTTACAAGGCGGAAATACTCCACAAAGCGTGGCTCTTGGAACACAACAGATCGATATTCCTTTGTTGCCACAACAGCCATCTCATCAAGAAGAGCTCGCCATTCTGGTTTCGGTGCAATGGGTGGATGCATGCCATGCTCAAGAGTAGCAGCAGTAAAACGCTGCAGTGTCCTGAAACACAAGTGTTCCTCACCAAAGCTCTGCTCAATTACTTCACCCTGAACGGTAACACGGAGTGATCCGTGGATCGTATCTGGTGGCTGGGACAAAATGGCAAGGTGAGTAGGGCCGCCACCCCTTCCAACAGTCCCACCTCGTCCATGGAACATTGTCAACTTCACCCCGAATTCCTTCGCTACCTTGATGAGCTCCTCCTGAGCCTTATACAGCTGCCAAGCTGCTGACAGACGACCAGCATCCTTACCTGAATCTGAATACCCAATCATGACCTCTTGCTTACCGTTGATCCTCTGTCTGTACCAACCTATCGAGAAGAGTCTGGCCACTGCTGCCGGGGCAGCCTCAAGATCAGCCAACTTCTCGAACAGGGGGACAACTCTAAGTGGCGTCTTGACATGGCACTCGCGCTGGAGGAGCTCAACAGCAAGGACATCTGAAGGGGCCGTTGCCATGGAAATAATGTAGGCTCCAAAATTGTCAGCAGGGAGCTCAGCGATCACATGGAATGTGTCTAGAACATCAGCAACTTCCTCTGTCTTGGGAAGGTCTGGGCAAAACAATGGGCGCTTCCCATTGAGTTCGGACAACAGCCACTCTTGACGGCGTTCCTCAGACCACTCACGGTAAGATCCTATCCCCAGGTATGTCGTGATGGCATCAAGGACATCAGTGTGCCTATCAGATTCTTGCCTAATGTCAAGCCTCACAAGGGAGAGCCCGAATGTAGAAACTTGACGCAAGAAATCAAGAAGGCTTCCATCAGCAATGACACGGTCACCACAAGCACACAGAGACCTATAACATAGCTCCAAGGGCTCCAGCAGCTGAAAGAGAAgacaaatatgtataaaaaatcattaaatatgtataaaagtcaTTAAACAAAACTAGCATAGatcaattattaattttgaCAGGCATATCCCAACCTGCTCAACATTTGTCAGAGTTGCTTCCTCAGGGATGTCGGAATGTCCACTGGATAACAACTCCCGTGATCGTTCACGTGTATTGTAAAGCTTATCTCTCACATCACTCAGTATGACCCTGTATGGTTCATTTGGAGGAACCTTCTTCCAAAACTCTGCATCCATGATTTAACAAAAACAACAGTTAAAATCTTATTTTCAAAAAGAGATTTTTTTCGgtttaacaaaaagtacctcgaggtgcCGGTACCTCACGGtgccaaatcgtttctgaccgttggatctaacaatgtCCATCctgctcagctagatccaatggtgaaaaacgatttggtaccgtgaggtaccagtacctcaAGTTACTTTTGTTGGATCCGAGCAAATCTCTTTCAAAAAAGGTCTTTTGTAGCAAcctacaaaattaattatgccCAGAATGCTATAACTGTACCTATGTAGTGCTTTGCATCCTTCTTAGAAGAGCGGTGAAGATCATCAGCTCGTGAGCGTAGCTCCTCGTTGCATCGCCACATAGACAACTgtaatcatctaaaattttatcaacaTCGAATGGCCATACATAAAAACTATACTTTAAAGTAGTCAAGCAAATTCTACCTCAAACATGAGATCCTCAATTTGTGAGCAATACAAGTTTGCTGCCATCATTCTTGCAAGCAAGCAGACATCCCTTGTAACCTCTGGTGTTACTCTTGGATTTCCTGGATTTTTAAAGgtgttagaaatttaaatgcatACATACATGGTATGCCCAATGTAGCCATATGTAAAAGACAATGACATAAACGAGGACTCATCAGGCACAGTGCTCAGAATCAAGAGACCATATAACAACATGGATATGTTTCTCACCATCACGATCTCCTCCCATCCAAGAAGAGAACTGAATAAGAGGAGCATTGTAAGGAACACGCTCATCAATACCAATGTTCTTCAATGCAGTATCAACTCGGCGCAAGAACTTTGGAACACCCTTCCATATTGTTTCATGGAAGTAGCTCATGCCAGCACGCATTTCATCTTGGGGAGTGGGCTGTGTTCTTCGGATCTCATCAGTTCTAAAGGCAGCTTGGATCTGAAAGAGTAGCATTTCAGGTGAATTATAAGAATGGATCCTTCTGACCTTATGTTGCATCATGCACATGCATGTCGTATATAAACATAAAGGTTTACAACAAGCACCTCTCTCTGGAGAGCCTCATCAAGCTCTTGCTTATCATCTGGAGTGATATCCTTCGAATATAGCTGAACCAAACAGTTCCGAATCctgaaataaaaatgttataagATTAGAGGCTAGAAACTATATCATGTGATGTGAGCTAATGGCACCATTTCTCTGACTAACCTGGAGTGTTTCTGGAGCAGTGACCTCCTCACAGACTGTGTTGGATGTGCAGTCAAAACTAGGTCAACAGTTTGGCTCTTGAGGGCATCAAAGACCTCAGCAGGGGATTTCTTCAGGTCAAAAACAAGCCTCTTAAGTGTTTCCTCAATGTCAGATTCAGTGATTGCTGAGTTTTCATCAGCAAAATCCCCCTTCTTGAGCTTGATTCTCCTCCTGTATGCAATCTGGACTTCTTCAGCCAAGTTGGCCAAGTTAAGCATGTGAGAAAAAGCTTTCGCGATCACAATTGAGTCGCCTGCATCCAAGCTTGTTATCATGTTTCCAAGCTCATCAAGCTTTTGCAGGTCATGCTTTGTTTCATACTCCGCAGCCACCTCATAGCATTCTTGAACCTATGTAGCATGCAAATTCAGTTTAAAGATGGCACTCTCTTTtaatcaaatcatttttttagataatgtcttttaatcaaatcataaatacCAACAACAAAAGGAATCAAAATCATTTGTATATCTGCTAAAAGGTGCCCAACCAAGCCATGAAATTCAATAGATAGTAACCATTCCTGAATAGTGGCACAACTTCTGGGAATGCCATACGTTGTATGGATTCGGTTCGGTTTATAGGAAAGGTAACACAAGAACAGAGTTTTGCAATGAACTCTGCTTCTTGAGAAGCATACTCCCATCATACCACACGTGAAAATGTTGAACACTGTGCTTTCATTTAGTGTCTAATCAATTCATAGTTTCATCAGAGAAACCCTTGTCAGCTAAAAATAGCTTACCTAAATTACCCAGCTCAGTAAAAGGCATGATCAACAACAATAGATCCCCAAACAGATGAGGTCAAGTTTGACTGACATGATTTACAGATGAGCTATTATTATTAATCCTAAAGTAACCAcgattttataaaaataaaaagagggAAAACAAAATTCACTAAGATGCTCAGTGTCAGTAACCAGGTCATCAAACCGACCGACACACAAACAGGTAAACAATCTGAACACAGAAAACACTAATCCACCTCCAAGATTCCAGCTTTACACTAAACTCACGCTACTAATAAACCACATAATTAACCAGAAACGATTTTACCCCTCCTAAGGATTAAAACTCCACACAGCACAGTTAAAACCCACAAAAGAAttctcaaaaaagaaaactaatccacaaaaaaaatgccacGTGTTGGCCAGAAACGAAAAGCTCACTAAGCACCACCGAGATtcgattggattggattgagaAATTAATCGGATTGCgaaagaggaggagaagaaagcaAGGAGAGTGGTGGAGTAGCGATGAGCACCATCTCCTTGAGGTCGTCGCCGTGGAGGCCGTGGAGGACGTCGAGGAAGCGGTCGAGGAGGAGCGCGTCGTACTCGATGAGCTTGTCGTCCTCCGACAGCTTCGCCGGCACCAGCAGCCGCAGCTGCGCGTCGATGGACGACAGCCGCTCCACCttcccgccgcctcccgccgccgccgccatcgccaagAAACGCCGGCCGATCCAACACCACCaggtccaccaccaccactcagcagcagcaagaagaagacGCGACGACGATGCTGCTTTGCTGCCGCTGCGAAAATCCACAGGTAGTCTAGTCCTACTTATAGAAGGCAGGGAGGAGGCTAGCGCGGCGCGATTGATTCCGGCGACGAAATCTTTGGAGAAGAAgcaataaaaaagaagaaatttttattattactattcTAGTGTAATGGATGGGATGCGGGTGTGGTGTGTGAGAGTGTCTCGGAGCCAGAAAGTTCGCGAGACTGTTGGAGACTCACACTCTCACTCGTGATTAGATTAGTATAATTTTGTTTGGAGcgaataaataataataataataataaataataaacaaataaataaataatgcgtAGTAGTGATGGAGTCTCGAGGCGGTTACGTCTCCACGTGGACGGACACGATGTTTTCTTATTCATGAAATTTCTATCTGTTCTGAAATGTTAACGGAGGGATGTATAAGTTGAtttaagcataaataaatgatttattaataattttaaaaaaaattatgagtaAAACGTTTATTTACGTGTTTtgagtgatctaaaagttataaaagtaaaatacgATTAAACATCCTAAATCAACTCAACTtcagatttaaatttaaatttgccgTATAGGCATCGATATAAGAAATGCGCTATAGATTATTTGTGCCATGATTTCAAGAGTTGGTTGTATGAATTAAGAAAGCAATGCAATGACTTTTTTgtattctatttattttatattagtagGATGGAGCTTTATTCTCGACGGGGAAAGAGAGAAGTTACATAAAAGTTCTACaaacaatttcttttaaagagttgaaaaatccaaaatgacTTATATTAGGAATCAAAACGACTATAAAAGTACAATTTCTTTGAAAACTTGTTACATCAACATTATTTATACAACATTTTGTAATAAGTACTTAGTTGgctttataataaaataatgaccAAAGTGTCTATcagctaattattatttttttggtaccCTACATcaaattcatgatcttacgGTCCACTagctaattacatatttttttggatgtcatgtagtaaatttagtttttataatatatagttttaattCTTTTCAGCCCATAATATATATCAACCATGAAGTCAGAACACGTCATACGTAGAAAATTCAATGTC
This window harbors:
- the LOC102709305 gene encoding phosphoenolpyruvate carboxylase 2, translating into FLLFYCFFSKDFVAGINRAALASSLPSISRTRLPVDFRSGSKAASSSRLLLAAAEWWWWTWWCWIGRRFLAMAAAAGGGGKVERLSSIDAQLRLLVPAKLSEDDKLIEYDALLLDRFLDVLHGLHGDDLKEMVQECYEVAAEYETKHDLQKLDELGNMITSLDAGDSIVIAKAFSHMLNLANLAEEVQIAYRRRIKLKKGDFADENSAITESDIEETLKRLVFDLKKSPAEVFDALKSQTVDLVLTAHPTQSVRRSLLQKHSRIRNCLVQLYSKDITPDDKQELDEALQREIQAAFRTDEIRRTQPTPQDEMRAGMSYFHETIWKGVPKFLRRVDTALKNIGIDERVPYNAPLIQFSSWMGGDRDGNPRVTPEVTRDVCLLARMMAANLYCSQIEDLMFELSMWRCNEELRSRADDLHRSSKKDAKHYIEFWKKVPPNEPYRVILSDVRDKLYNTRERSRELLSSGHSDIPEEATLTNVEQLLEPLELCYRSLCACGDRVIADGSLLDFLRQVSTFGLSLVRLDIRQESDRHTDVLDAITTYLGIGSYREWSEERRQEWLLSELNGKRPLFCPDLPKTEEVADVLDTFHVIAELPADNFGAYIISMATAPSDVLAVELLQRECHVKTPLRVVPLFEKLADLEAAPAAVARLFSIGWYRQRINGKQEVMIGYSDSGKDAGRLSAAWQLYKAQEELIKVAKEFGVKLTMFHGRGGTVGRGGGPTHLAILSQPPDTIHGSLRVTVQGEVIEQSFGEEHLCFRTLQRFTAATLEHGMHPPIAPKPEWRALLDEMAVVATKEYRSVVFQEPRFVEYFRLATPETEYGRMNIGSRPSKRKPSGGIESLRAIPWIFAWTQTRFHLPVWLGFGAAFKHALQKDIRNLHMLQEMYNEWPFFRVTLDLIEMVFAKGNPGIAALYDKLLVSEDLQPLGEKLRANYVETQKLLLQVAGHRDLLEGDPYLKQRLRLRDAYITTLNVCQAYTLKRIRDPGYHVTLRPHLSKDVMDGSKPAAELVKLNPGSEYAPGLEDTLILTMKGVAAGLQNTG